The following coding sequences lie in one Candidatus Palauibacter soopunensis genomic window:
- a CDS encoding ATP-binding protein, whose protein sequence is MKQSDERIHRAFEWALARLPGRLGVRARDATGGRFGIGSQIVVGLGGGVLLTISAILLALLLMTIVERGQSEVTQEQIPSLLAGHRVTQHSEALLRASPQLLSAADPATLADVRAAVLLEQDSLQYWVEEVGGGAGMDADVAGLAEGLVANINEIYESVNNRMTYAARLAEMAATVEETGLRLQSVLEEAIDDQYFFMRTGLRQLTDVPAPNSQRQASDEIEQLDGLLNFKASQNQAITLIQQAFTETDGEQLLANQGRVETALRDVRATLPRIRPLLRETLADAVSVPSELYGGSAGIFQTRRRELEEVGRAEELLERNRQTTAELDMGVRTLMERVEETARDAAGRSEFLVQLGFWFLLAVILFTIGAARVAWKTFGRSLIVRLNSLFATTRRMSEGDLEVKVEVEGNDEVTDMAHALEVFRKHALEVQRLNLVEKLAQEVQTKNEALEQTLDDLRRTQEQVITQEKLASLGALTAGVAHEIRNPLNFVNNFAVLSKELIEELQEEMKEVAEGNAELDRDFIDEVLGDLEMNVTKVREHGGRADRIVEGMLAHSRDEAGAAETIDVNQLVDEYAKLAYHGLRGTDSSFNVTLDRDFDDEAGEVTGIARDLSRVFLNIVTNACHATAARKEEEEEEDADYSPTVALKTRGYEDHVIVSVRDNGTGIPDSIVRKIFEPFFTTKSGTQGTGLGLSISRDIVVGHGGELEVESEPGEFTEFRVKLLRESNISEVAAAVT, encoded by the coding sequence GTGAAACAGAGCGACGAGCGCATCCACCGCGCCTTCGAGTGGGCGCTGGCGCGGCTCCCCGGCCGACTCGGGGTGCGGGCACGGGACGCGACCGGCGGGCGGTTCGGCATCGGCAGCCAGATCGTCGTCGGACTGGGCGGCGGCGTGCTCCTGACGATCAGCGCCATCCTCCTCGCGCTCCTGCTGATGACCATCGTGGAGCGGGGACAGAGCGAGGTGACGCAGGAACAGATCCCTTCGCTCCTCGCGGGCCATCGCGTGACCCAGCACAGCGAGGCGCTCCTGCGCGCATCCCCGCAGCTCCTGTCGGCCGCCGACCCCGCGACGCTGGCGGATGTCCGGGCCGCCGTCCTGCTGGAGCAGGACAGCCTCCAGTACTGGGTCGAAGAGGTCGGCGGCGGAGCGGGCATGGATGCGGATGTCGCGGGCCTGGCCGAAGGCCTGGTGGCGAACATCAACGAGATCTACGAGTCGGTCAACAACCGGATGACCTACGCTGCCCGGCTCGCCGAGATGGCGGCGACGGTCGAGGAGACCGGACTCCGCCTCCAGTCGGTGCTCGAGGAGGCGATCGACGATCAGTATTTCTTCATGCGCACGGGGCTCCGCCAGCTGACGGACGTTCCGGCGCCGAATTCCCAGCGCCAGGCATCCGACGAAATCGAGCAACTCGACGGCCTCTTGAACTTCAAGGCGTCGCAGAACCAGGCGATCACGCTCATCCAGCAGGCCTTCACCGAGACCGATGGGGAGCAGTTGCTCGCCAACCAGGGGCGCGTGGAGACCGCCCTCCGCGATGTGCGGGCGACGCTGCCCAGGATCCGCCCGCTGCTGAGGGAGACGCTGGCCGACGCGGTGAGCGTCCCCAGCGAGCTGTACGGAGGCTCCGCCGGCATCTTCCAGACCCGGCGGCGGGAACTGGAGGAGGTCGGCCGGGCCGAGGAACTGCTCGAGCGCAACCGGCAGACCACGGCGGAACTCGACATGGGGGTCCGGACGCTCATGGAACGCGTCGAGGAGACCGCCCGGGATGCGGCCGGCCGCTCCGAGTTTCTCGTGCAGCTGGGGTTCTGGTTCCTCCTCGCCGTGATCCTGTTCACCATCGGCGCGGCCCGCGTCGCCTGGAAGACGTTCGGCCGTTCGCTCATCGTTCGATTGAACAGCCTGTTCGCGACCACGCGGCGCATGTCGGAGGGCGACCTCGAAGTGAAGGTGGAGGTCGAGGGCAACGACGAGGTCACCGACATGGCGCACGCGCTGGAGGTCTTCCGCAAGCACGCCCTCGAGGTGCAGCGGCTGAACCTCGTCGAGAAGCTGGCGCAGGAGGTGCAGACGAAGAACGAGGCGCTGGAGCAGACGCTCGACGACCTCCGGCGTACGCAGGAACAGGTCATCACCCAGGAAAAGCTGGCCTCGCTCGGCGCCCTCACGGCGGGGGTCGCCCACGAGATCCGCAACCCGCTCAACTTCGTGAACAACTTCGCGGTGCTCTCGAAGGAACTGATCGAGGAACTGCAGGAGGAGATGAAGGAGGTCGCGGAGGGGAACGCGGAGCTGGACCGCGATTTCATCGATGAAGTCCTCGGCGACCTCGAGATGAACGTGACCAAGGTTCGGGAGCACGGGGGCCGGGCCGACCGCATCGTGGAGGGAATGCTGGCTCATTCGCGGGACGAAGCCGGCGCCGCGGAGACCATCGACGTCAACCAGCTGGTCGACGAGTACGCGAAGCTCGCCTACCACGGTTTGCGCGGCACGGACTCTTCATTCAACGTGACGCTGGACCGCGATTTCGATGACGAAGCCGGCGAGGTCACCGGCATCGCCCGCGATTTGAGCCGGGTCTTCCTGAACATCGTGACCAACGCCTGTCACGCGACGGCCGCCCGCAAGGAGGAGGAGGAGGAGGAGGACGCCGACTATTCGCCGACCGTCGCACTCAAGACGAGGGGCTACGAAGACCACGTCATCGTGTCGGTTCGGGACAACGGCACCGGTATTCCGGACTCCATCGTCCGGAAGATCTTCGAACCGTTCTTCACGACGAAGTCGGGGACGCAGGGGACCGGACTCGGGCTGTCGATCTCCCGCGACATCGTCGTCGGCCACGGCGGCGAACTCGAGGTGGAGAGCGAGCCGGGCGAGTTCACCGAGTTCCGGGTCAAGCTGCTCCGCGAGAGCAACATCTCAGAAGTGGCGGCGGCCGTGACATGA
- a CDS encoding ABC transporter substrate-binding protein, producing MQRRWFALAAVVAAGTLPGAAMSQQGEAAPEGVYADSIVFGQSAALEGPAGELGRNMNLGIRAAFEEANREGGVHGRALRLIVRDDGYEPEPAVANTQELIEHGVFGLIGAVGTPTSAAAEPGASGAGVPYIGAFTGAGLLRRPDQRYVVNLRASYDQETEEMVERLVRDLGFRRIAVFYQDDNYGLAGLTGVRNAMDALGMELVSEAPYMRNTRAVKRGLLDIQAGNPQAVIIIGAYIPVAHFIRWARKIGLDALFVNISFVGSYALLDELGRAGDGVVVTQVVPFPRDPSVPVVARYQAALRAVDPSARPGFVSLEGYLAGRLVVEALAAGDPDVRPTREAFLRTLTESGPIDLGGFTVEYGVEDNQGSDLVFLTVIREGEFVPVTRLSR from the coding sequence ATGCAGCGCCGGTGGTTCGCGCTCGCGGCCGTCGTGGCCGCCGGCACGCTGCCCGGCGCCGCCATGTCGCAGCAGGGCGAAGCCGCGCCCGAGGGCGTGTACGCCGATTCCATCGTCTTCGGCCAGTCCGCGGCCCTCGAAGGGCCCGCGGGCGAACTGGGCCGCAACATGAACCTCGGCATCCGGGCCGCGTTCGAGGAGGCCAATCGGGAGGGCGGCGTGCACGGGCGCGCCCTCCGCCTCATCGTCCGCGACGACGGCTACGAACCCGAACCCGCCGTCGCCAACACGCAGGAACTCATCGAGCACGGCGTGTTCGGCCTCATCGGCGCCGTCGGCACGCCGACCTCCGCCGCCGCGGAACCCGGCGCGAGCGGCGCGGGCGTCCCCTACATCGGGGCGTTCACGGGCGCCGGCCTCCTGAGGCGCCCGGACCAGCGTTACGTCGTCAACCTGCGCGCGTCCTACGACCAGGAAACCGAGGAGATGGTGGAACGCCTCGTGCGGGACCTCGGCTTCCGGCGCATCGCGGTCTTCTACCAGGATGACAACTACGGGCTGGCCGGCCTGACGGGCGTCCGCAACGCGATGGACGCGCTCGGCATGGAACTCGTCAGCGAGGCCCCCTACATGCGGAACACGCGGGCCGTGAAGCGCGGGCTCCTCGACATCCAGGCCGGCAACCCGCAGGCCGTCATCATCATCGGCGCGTACATCCCCGTGGCGCATTTCATCCGGTGGGCGAGGAAGATCGGCCTCGACGCCCTGTTCGTGAACATCTCCTTCGTCGGCAGCTACGCCCTCCTCGACGAGCTGGGCCGCGCCGGAGACGGCGTCGTCGTGACGCAGGTCGTGCCCTTCCCCCGCGACCCGAGCGTCCCCGTGGTGGCGCGCTATCAGGCCGCGCTGCGGGCGGTCGATCCCTCCGCCCGGCCGGGCTTCGTGTCGCTGGAAGGTTATCTGGCCGGGCGGCTGGTCGTGGAGGCGCTGGCGGCCGGCGATCCGGATGTTCGGCCCACGCGGGAGGCCTTCCTCCGCACGCTGACGGAATCCGGCCCCATCGACCTCGGCGGATTCACGGTCGAATACGGCGTGGAGGACAACCAGGGCTCGGACCTCGTGTTTCTGACCGTGATTCGGGAGGGCGAGTTCGTTCCCGTGACCCGGCTCTCCCGGTGA
- a CDS encoding DUF58 domain-containing protein, whose amino-acid sequence MIPREILRKVRRIEITTRGLVDQVFSGEYHSVFKGRGINFAEVREYDYGDDIRTIDWNVTARTGTPHVKIFEEERELTVMLLVDVSASGDFGTRERMKGDLAVEVCSLLAFSAIKNNDKVGLIIFSDRVEKFVPPRKGRRHVLRVLREMLYHEPAGRTTDLGAALEYLSRIIRRRAVVFVVSDFVSRPFEKALGVAGRRHDVVALRVRDRRESELPSIGLVELEDAETGERLVVDTSNRDFRAAFASRGEEARAGQDRTFRRSKVDVVDLSPGRPYLRPLMRFFEERGRRI is encoded by the coding sequence ATGATTCCGCGGGAGATCCTCCGCAAGGTCCGCCGCATCGAGATCACGACGCGGGGGCTCGTGGACCAGGTGTTCTCGGGCGAATACCACTCCGTGTTCAAGGGGCGTGGGATCAACTTCGCCGAGGTCCGGGAATACGACTACGGCGATGACATCCGCACGATCGACTGGAACGTCACCGCCCGCACCGGAACGCCCCACGTCAAGATCTTCGAGGAAGAGCGCGAACTCACCGTGATGCTCCTCGTCGACGTGAGCGCGTCCGGAGACTTCGGCACGCGCGAGCGCATGAAGGGAGATCTCGCCGTCGAGGTGTGCTCCCTGCTCGCCTTCAGCGCGATCAAGAACAACGACAAGGTCGGGCTCATCATCTTCAGCGACCGCGTCGAGAAGTTCGTCCCGCCGCGGAAGGGCCGCCGGCATGTGCTGCGCGTCCTGCGCGAGATGCTCTACCACGAGCCCGCGGGCCGGACGACGGACCTCGGCGCGGCGCTCGAATACCTGTCGCGCATCATTCGGCGGCGGGCCGTGGTCTTCGTCGTCTCCGACTTCGTGTCGAGACCGTTCGAGAAGGCGCTCGGCGTCGCGGGCCGGCGGCACGACGTCGTCGCCCTCCGAGTGAGGGACCGGCGGGAATCGGAACTGCCGTCCATCGGACTCGTCGAACTCGAGGACGCCGAGACGGGAGAACGGCTCGTCGTCGACACCTCGAACCGGGATTTTCGCGCCGCGTTCGCGAGCCGCGGGGAGGAGGCGCGGGCGGGACAGGACCGGACGTTCCGGCGCAGCAAGGTCGACGTCGTGGACCTCAGTCCGGGACGCCCCTACCTGCGCCCGCTGATGCGCTTCTTCGAGGAGCGGGGACGGCGCATATGA
- a CDS encoding alpha-hydroxy acid oxidase codes for MTRAAAAGTVNPDTQSRSANRERRMYDTPEPGSESKAVHRRDLLRWLAASPLLTAFAGCDLGLVERAMAQEAPARSLDDLVQSAEQALDVFDLERVAAQTVPTAHWGYIKTGVDGEGTQANNRASLERIYIRARRLVDVSNLDMRVSIFGREWPTPLMIAPAGSQGAFHRDGELATARAAAARNHLQTLSSVSSTGVEAVNEARGEPVWYQLYAPRHWNATVALVNRVREAGCPVIVLTVDLLGGSNRLTLERYRRIDDRNCESCHRSGGRADPVKPMYEGLPQGPPDSGGPTMTWDYVHRLRDITDQRIVVKGLVTREDAELALEHGVDGIWVSNHGGRAEGSGRATIDALPEIAETVAGEVPIIVDGGFRRGTDIFKGLARGATAVAIGRPYLWGLGAFGQAGVERVLEILIEELRITMGAVGTPSLADIGPHSIGVD; via the coding sequence TTGACGCGGGCCGCGGCGGCGGGCACCGTGAATCCGGATACGCAATCACGGAGCGCCAACCGGGAGCGCCGCATGTACGACACGCCGGAGCCGGGATCGGAATCGAAGGCCGTCCACCGTCGTGACCTCCTCCGCTGGCTTGCCGCCAGCCCGCTCCTGACCGCCTTCGCCGGCTGTGACCTGGGCCTCGTCGAACGCGCGATGGCGCAGGAGGCGCCGGCGCGGTCCCTCGACGACCTCGTCCAGTCGGCCGAGCAGGCGCTCGACGTGTTCGACCTCGAGAGGGTGGCCGCGCAGACGGTCCCGACGGCGCACTGGGGATACATCAAGACCGGTGTCGACGGGGAGGGGACGCAGGCGAACAACCGGGCCTCGCTGGAGCGGATCTACATCCGCGCGCGCCGGCTCGTCGACGTCTCGAACCTCGACATGCGCGTCTCGATCTTCGGGCGGGAGTGGCCGACGCCGCTCATGATCGCGCCGGCGGGTAGCCAGGGCGCCTTCCACCGCGACGGCGAGCTGGCGACCGCGCGCGCTGCCGCCGCCCGCAACCACCTGCAGACGCTCTCGTCGGTGAGTTCCACGGGGGTCGAAGCGGTGAACGAGGCGCGGGGGGAGCCGGTCTGGTATCAGCTCTATGCGCCCCGCCACTGGAACGCGACGGTCGCGCTCGTGAACCGCGTCCGCGAAGCCGGCTGCCCCGTCATCGTGCTCACGGTCGATCTCCTCGGCGGAAGCAACCGCCTCACGCTGGAGCGCTACCGGCGCATCGACGACCGCAACTGCGAAAGCTGTCACCGGAGCGGTGGCCGCGCGGATCCCGTCAAGCCGATGTACGAGGGGCTGCCCCAGGGCCCGCCGGACAGCGGCGGCCCCACCATGACCTGGGACTACGTGCACCGCCTGCGCGACATCACGGACCAGCGGATCGTCGTGAAGGGGCTCGTGACCCGCGAGGATGCGGAACTCGCGCTCGAGCACGGCGTGGACGGGATCTGGGTCTCGAACCACGGCGGCCGTGCGGAGGGCAGCGGCCGCGCGACGATCGACGCGCTTCCGGAGATCGCGGAAACGGTGGCCGGCGAGGTACCGATCATCGTCGACGGAGGCTTCCGCCGCGGCACGGACATCTTCAAAGGCCTCGCGCGCGGCGCCACCGCAGTGGCGATCGGGCGTCCCTACCTGTGGGGTCTCGGGGCGTTCGGCCAGGCGGGCGTCGAGCGGGTGCTGGAAATCCTGATCGAGGAGTTGCGGATCACGATGGGCGCCGTCGGAACGCCGTCACTGGCCGACATCGGCCCCCACTCCATCGGCGTCGACTGA
- a CDS encoding DUF305 domain-containing protein, giving the protein MKFTRGIGPLLVALAACGGEAGEGEARTVQPGAPGEATRVLTVEEAASLEHITHTEADVRFMQGMIPHHAQALEMAALIRERTDHEGLHLLGRRIEISQRDEIAWMTRWLERRGETAPMMGAGHAHGLGEGELMPGMLSREEMDALAAARGSEFDRLFLEGMIKHHHGALMMVAELFDSPGGGQETEIFRFAADVDADQDMEILRMSDMLNAIP; this is encoded by the coding sequence ATGAAGTTCACGCGCGGGATCGGGCCCCTGCTCGTGGCGCTTGCCGCCTGCGGCGGCGAAGCGGGCGAGGGGGAGGCGCGGACGGTCCAGCCCGGCGCGCCGGGCGAGGCCACGCGCGTCCTGACCGTGGAGGAAGCCGCATCCCTAGAGCATATCACGCACACCGAGGCGGACGTCCGCTTCATGCAGGGGATGATCCCGCATCACGCCCAGGCGCTGGAGATGGCCGCGCTCATTCGGGAGCGGACGGATCACGAGGGACTGCACCTGCTCGGGCGCCGGATCGAGATCTCCCAGCGGGACGAGATCGCGTGGATGACGCGCTGGCTCGAGCGCCGGGGCGAGACGGCTCCGATGATGGGGGCCGGACACGCGCACGGACTCGGCGAGGGCGAACTCATGCCGGGAATGCTGTCGCGCGAGGAAATGGACGCCCTCGCCGCGGCGCGCGGCTCCGAGTTCGACCGGCTCTTCCTCGAAGGCATGATCAAGCATCATCACGGCGCGCTCATGATGGTGGCGGAACTGTTCGACAGTCCTGGCGGAGGCCAGGAGACCGAGATCTTCCGGTTCGCGGCGGATGTGGACGCGGACCAGGACATGGAGATCCTGCGCATGAGCGACATGTTGAACGCGATTCCATGA
- a CDS encoding MoxR family ATPase: MSHDIEAIQEKIREQSAFVERLVDEVGRVIVGQRTMVERLLIGLLADGHVLMEGVPGLAKTLTVRTLSQAIDTGFQRIQFTPDLLPADLIGTLIFDPKRSEFQTRKGPIFSNIILADEINRSPAKVQSALLEAMQERTVTIGDETFPLDDPFLVLATQNPIEQEGTYPLPEAQVDRFMLKLSVGYPDKEEELEIMRRMGVGSAPEPQTVVTPDEILRARGAVDLIYMDRQVERYIVELVFASRAPSDHGLEDLADLIAYGASPRASICLARTARAHAFLRHRGYVTPEDVRSVALDVLRHRVLVTYEAEAEEVTSEDVVNRILDSVEVP, translated from the coding sequence GTGAGTCACGACATCGAAGCGATACAGGAGAAGATCCGCGAGCAGAGCGCCTTCGTGGAGCGGCTGGTCGACGAGGTGGGGCGCGTCATCGTGGGGCAGCGAACCATGGTCGAGCGGCTCCTCATCGGCCTGCTCGCCGACGGTCACGTGCTCATGGAAGGGGTCCCGGGACTGGCGAAGACGCTCACGGTGCGGACGCTCTCACAAGCGATCGACACCGGTTTCCAGAGAATCCAGTTCACGCCTGATCTCCTCCCCGCCGACCTCATCGGAACGCTGATCTTCGACCCCAAGCGGAGCGAGTTCCAGACCCGGAAGGGTCCGATCTTCTCCAACATCATCCTCGCCGACGAGATCAACCGGTCGCCCGCAAAGGTCCAGTCCGCGCTCCTCGAGGCGATGCAGGAACGGACGGTGACGATCGGAGACGAGACCTTCCCCCTCGACGACCCGTTCCTCGTCCTCGCGACGCAGAACCCGATCGAGCAGGAAGGGACGTACCCGCTCCCCGAGGCGCAGGTGGACCGCTTCATGCTCAAGCTCTCCGTCGGATATCCCGACAAGGAAGAAGAGCTGGAGATCATGCGGCGCATGGGCGTCGGGTCCGCGCCGGAGCCGCAGACGGTCGTCACGCCGGACGAGATTCTCCGGGCGCGCGGCGCCGTCGACCTCATCTACATGGACCGGCAGGTCGAGCGGTACATCGTGGAACTGGTCTTCGCCTCGCGCGCGCCGTCCGACCACGGACTCGAAGACCTCGCCGACCTCATCGCCTACGGCGCGTCACCGAGGGCCAGCATCTGCCTCGCGCGCACGGCGCGGGCACACGCCTTCCTGCGGCACCGGGGCTACGTGACGCCGGAGGATGTGCGTTCCGTCGCCCTCGACGTCCTGCGGCACCGCGTGCTCGTCACCTACGAGGCGGAAGCCGAGGAAGTCACGAGCGAAGACGTCGTGAACCGGATCCTCGACAGCGTCGAGGTCCCGTAG
- a CDS encoding amidohydrolase family protein produces the protein MKTKLYCRRALTMAGVFLFGAASLLAQDGRPETTPRGDDEGDGPYDRLILRGVTIIDGTGAPPQGPVDIVIEGDRIASVSTVGFPGLDINEDRRPDLDIEENPDANVHEIDLSGHFVMPGFVDMHAHTGGFPKAPQPEYVYKLWMGHGITTSRGVGHGPMMWSLGEKAKAVRNEIVAPRMYTYVRPGEAWDQGPVNTPDRAREWVRWAAAQEVEGQKIDGLKLGSYDPPIMEALIDEAHQHGLGTVAHLGQMGVGRMTALDAAEIGLDMMTHYYGLFESMLSDYSVQDWPLDYNYQNEQHRFGNVARLWDQVDGPGSDSWNALQERFLEIGFGIDPTMTIYEASRDVMAARNADWHEEYTLPSQWDFYQPSRAAHGSYWFYWGTEEEVAWRNFFKVWMQFLNEYKNRGGRVTTGSDSGFIYKLYGFDYIREFELLREAGFHPVEVIRSATLHGAQELNDPKGLPPDFGMIRAGLKADFVVVEENPLQNLKVLYGNGAVKLNDETGETERVGGIKYTIKDGIVYDAKQLLADVREMVRAAKAELATEDEG, from the coding sequence ATGAAAACGAAATTGTATTGCCGGCGCGCTCTGACGATGGCCGGGGTCTTCCTCTTCGGCGCGGCGTCGCTGCTCGCGCAGGACGGACGCCCGGAAACGACTCCACGCGGCGACGACGAGGGCGACGGCCCCTACGACCGCCTGATTCTTCGTGGCGTCACGATCATCGATGGAACGGGCGCGCCGCCCCAGGGCCCTGTGGACATCGTCATCGAGGGCGACCGCATCGCCTCCGTCAGCACCGTCGGCTTCCCGGGACTCGACATCAACGAGGATCGCCGGCCCGACCTCGATATCGAGGAGAATCCCGACGCGAACGTGCACGAGATCGACCTCTCCGGGCACTTCGTCATGCCCGGCTTCGTCGACATGCATGCGCACACCGGCGGCTTCCCCAAGGCGCCGCAGCCCGAGTACGTCTACAAGCTGTGGATGGGACACGGGATCACGACCTCCCGCGGCGTCGGCCACGGACCGATGATGTGGTCGCTCGGGGAGAAGGCGAAGGCGGTGCGCAACGAGATCGTCGCGCCGCGCATGTACACCTACGTGCGGCCGGGCGAGGCCTGGGACCAGGGGCCGGTGAATACCCCCGATAGAGCGCGCGAGTGGGTGCGCTGGGCCGCGGCGCAGGAGGTCGAGGGACAGAAGATCGACGGACTCAAGCTGGGTTCGTACGACCCGCCGATCATGGAGGCGCTCATCGACGAGGCGCACCAGCACGGCCTCGGCACCGTGGCCCACCTCGGCCAGATGGGCGTGGGGCGCATGACCGCGCTCGACGCTGCCGAGATCGGGCTCGACATGATGACCCACTACTACGGCCTGTTCGAGTCGATGCTGTCCGACTACAGCGTCCAGGACTGGCCGCTCGACTACAACTACCAGAACGAGCAGCACCGCTTCGGCAACGTGGCCCGCCTCTGGGACCAGGTCGACGGCCCCGGCTCCGACAGCTGGAACGCGCTGCAGGAGCGCTTCCTCGAAATCGGGTTCGGGATCGATCCGACGATGACGATCTACGAGGCGAGCCGGGACGTGATGGCGGCCCGCAACGCGGACTGGCACGAGGAGTACACGCTCCCCAGCCAGTGGGATTTCTATCAGCCGAGCCGCGCCGCGCACGGCTCGTACTGGTTCTACTGGGGCACGGAGGAAGAGGTCGCGTGGCGGAACTTCTTCAAGGTGTGGATGCAGTTCCTCAACGAGTACAAGAACCGCGGCGGCCGCGTGACGACGGGCTCGGACTCGGGATTCATCTACAAGCTGTACGGCTTCGACTACATCAGGGAGTTCGAACTGCTGCGCGAGGCCGGGTTCCACCCGGTGGAGGTCATCCGCTCGGCCACCCTGCACGGGGCGCAGGAGCTGAACGATCCCAAGGGGCTCCCGCCCGATTTCGGGATGATCCGCGCGGGACTCAAGGCCGATTTCGTCGTCGTCGAGGAGAACCCGCTGCAGAACCTCAAGGTCCTCTACGGCAACGGCGCGGTGAAACTCAACGACGAGACCGGCGAGACCGAGCGCGTCGGCGGCATCAAGTACACGATCAAGGACGGCATCGTGTACGACGCGAAGCAACTGCTGGCCGACGTGCGCGAGATGGTGCGGGCGGCGAAGGCCGAACTCGCGACCGAGGACGAAGGGTAG
- a CDS encoding VWA domain-containing protein, which yields MIHRFADPAFLLLLLLLVPALAYRHLAKGGRKAGALRYPDLALLRHAGAERTGRLRHVPLALRLLALSALIIAFARPQSASTSEDVSTEGVDIVMAVDISSSMLAQDLSPNRLEAAKEVAADFVERRRNDRIGLVVFAGQAFTQAPLTIDHPAVSAVMAELEVGMVEDGTAIGLGLATALKRLESSQAESRIIVLLTDGRNNRGEIDPATAARMARALGVRVYTIGAGSRGTAPVPVDDPVFGRRLVSIPVDVDEPTLTEVAEVTGGRYFRATDRESLERIYEEIDALETTEIDVQSFTRYGELFHFPLAAGLGLLLLEIGLAHTVLRRLP from the coding sequence ATGATCCACCGGTTCGCGGATCCCGCGTTTCTCCTGCTCCTGCTTCTCCTCGTCCCGGCCCTCGCCTACCGGCACCTGGCGAAGGGAGGACGGAAGGCCGGCGCCCTGCGCTACCCGGACCTCGCGCTCCTCCGCCACGCGGGGGCCGAGCGCACCGGCCGCCTGCGCCATGTGCCTCTGGCGCTGCGGCTTCTCGCCCTCAGCGCGCTCATCATCGCCTTCGCCCGCCCCCAATCCGCTTCGACGAGCGAGGACGTGTCGACCGAGGGCGTCGACATCGTCATGGCCGTCGACATCTCGAGTTCCATGCTCGCGCAGGACCTGTCACCCAACCGGCTGGAGGCCGCCAAGGAGGTCGCGGCGGACTTCGTGGAGCGCCGGCGCAACGACCGGATCGGGCTCGTCGTGTTCGCGGGCCAGGCGTTCACGCAGGCGCCGCTCACGATCGATCACCCGGCGGTCTCCGCGGTGATGGCCGAACTGGAGGTGGGGATGGTCGAGGACGGGACCGCGATCGGACTCGGACTCGCGACCGCGCTCAAGCGACTCGAGTCCAGCCAGGCCGAATCGCGGATCATCGTGCTCCTCACCGATGGCCGGAACAACCGTGGCGAGATCGATCCGGCGACCGCCGCCCGAATGGCCCGGGCGCTGGGGGTCAGGGTCTATACGATCGGCGCCGGGTCGAGGGGGACGGCCCCGGTTCCCGTCGACGATCCGGTCTTCGGGCGGCGCCTCGTCTCGATTCCGGTGGATGTCGACGAACCGACCCTCACGGAAGTGGCCGAGGTCACCGGCGGTCGCTACTTCCGGGCCACGGACCGCGAGAGCCTCGAGCGCATCTACGAGGAAATCGACGCCCTCGAGACGACCGAGATCGACGTGCAGAGCTTCACGCGGTACGGCGAACTCTTCCACTTCCCGCTCGCGGCGGGACTCGGACTGCTGCTGCTCGAGATCGGGCTCGCGCACACGGTCCTGAGAAGACTGCCGTAG